Within the Maribacter sp. BPC-D8 genome, the region TCTAATGCATCAAAAGTGCCATTTAAGAACTCATATGCCTCACCTCAGACATTAGGTGTAGATCGTTTGGCTTTGGCTACGGCAGCATATTATTTCAATCCGCATCAGAATAATTTAGTAATTGACGCTGGTACATGTGTTACTTATGATATGTTGAATGATTTTGATGAATATTTGGGCGGTGCGATATCTCCTGGGGTTCAAATGCGGTATAATGCCATGCATCAGCAAACGGCAAAGTTACCTTTACTCGAAAAAAAAGAACTGTTAGACTATATCGGTAACACGACAGAAAACTGTCTTCATAGTGGTGTTGTGAACGGTATAACTCTTGAAATAGACGGTGTCATTGATCTCTACAAAGCTAGATTTGAAAATTTAACAGTTATTTTAACTGGTGGAGACACACTATTTTTGTCTAAACGATTAAAAAATACCATATTTGCGGATTCCAAATTTCTCCTGAAAGGGCTTAATTATTTGCTGGAATACAACAAGCACTAAATGATCAGAAAAATTGTAATTGCAATTGTATACATAACCACCGTGGGTATGTACGCTCAAGATGGCACCGTTTCTCCCTATTCTTTCTTCGGAATTGGCGATTTAAAAAACGAAAGCACGGTTGAAAATCAAATGATGGGTGGTATTGGCGTCTATGCCGATAGTATTCATATAAACCTAAAAAACCCTGCAGCTTATGGTAAGCTAGGTTTA harbors:
- a CDS encoding type III pantothenate kinase, giving the protein MNLIIDAGNTNVKLAIFKKSEIIHLETVVVDLFVEAVKKIFREFPRIKSSIVSSVGSLSKDQMKVVAVFCELHELSNASKVPFKNSYASPQTLGVDRLALATAAYYFNPHQNNLVIDAGTCVTYDMLNDFDEYLGGAISPGVQMRYNAMHQQTAKLPLLEKKELLDYIGNTTENCLHSGVVNGITLEIDGVIDLYKARFENLTVILTGGDTLFLSKRLKNTIFADSKFLLKGLNYLLEYNKH